A single region of the Plasmodium malariae genome assembly, chromosome: 7 genome encodes:
- the HDAC1 gene encoding histone deacetylase 1, putative, producing the protein MSNRKKVAYFHDPDIGSYYYGAGHPMKPQRIRMTHSLIVSYNLYKYMEVYRPHKSDVNELTLFHDYEYVDFLSSISLENYREFTYQLKRFNVGEATDCPVFDGLFQFQQSCAGASIDGAAKLNHHCADICVNWSGGLHHAKMSEASGFCYINDIVLGILELLKYHARVMYIDIDVHHGDGVEEAFYVTHRVMTVSFHKFGDYFPGTGDITDIGVHHGKYYSVNVPLNDGITDDAFVDLFKVVIDKCVQTYKPGAIILQCGADSLTGDRLGRFNLTIKGHARCVEHVRAYNLPLLVLGGGGYTIRNVSRCWAYETGVVLNKHHEMPDQISLNDYYDYYAPDFQLHLQPSSIPNYNSPEHLSRIKMKITENLRNIEHAPGVQFSYVPPDFFDSEIDDESDKNQYELKDDSGGGRAAGTRAKEHSTTHHLRRKNYEDDFFDLSDRDQNII; encoded by the coding sequence atgtcaAACAGAAAAAAGGTAGCATATTTTCATGATCCAGACATAGGTAGCTATTATTATGGAGCTGGTCATCCTATGAAACCGCAGAGAATTCGAATGACACATTCGTTGATAGTATCgtataatttgtataaatatatggagGTATATAGACCACATAAAAGCGATGTGAACGAATTAACATTATTTCATGATTATGAATATGTAGACTTTTTATCGTCTATATCATTGGAAAATTATAGAGAGTTCACATATCAATTAAAAAGATTTAATGTAGGTGAAGCTACTGACTGTCCTGTTTTTGATGGTCTTTTTCAATTTCAACAATCGTGTGCAGGGGCATCTATTGATGGAGCAGCAAAATTAAATCATCATTGTGCGGATATTTGCGTGAATTGGTCAGGTGGATTGCATCATGCAAAAATGTCGGAAGCTAGCGGTTTTTGTTACATCAATGATATAGTTTTAGGtattttagaattattaaaatatcatGCGCGAGTTATGTATATAGATATTGATGTCCATCATGGTGATGGAGTTGAAGAAGCTTTTTATGTTACTCATAGAGTAATGACAGTTTCTTTTCATAAGTTTGGAGATTATTTCCCAGGTACAGGTGATATTACAGATATAGGTGTTCATcatggaaaatattatagtGTTAATGTACCATTAAATGATGGCATTACAGATGATGCTTTTGTTGATTTGTTTAAAGTTGTTATAGATAAATGTGTACAGACATATAAACCAGGAGCTATTATATTACAATGTGGGGCTGATAGTTTAACAGGTGATAGATTGGGTAGGTTCAATTTAACTATAAAAGGGCATGCAAGATGTGTAGAGCATGTGAGAGCATATAATTTACCACTTCTAGTATTAGGAGGTGGCGGATATACTATACGTAATGTATCACGATGTTGGGCATATGAAACTGGTGTAGTATTAAATAAGCATCATGAAATGCCTGATCAAATAAGCTTAAAtgattattatgattattatgCCCCTGATTTTCAATTACATTTACAACCATCAAGTATACCAAACTATAATTCACCTGAACATTTGAgtagaataaaaatgaaaattacagAAAATTTACGTAACATTGAACACGCACCTGGTGTTCAGTTCTCTTATGTACCTCCAGACTTCTTCGATTCGGAAATAGATGATGAAAGTGATAAAAATCAATATGAACTTAAAGATGACAGTGGAGGTGGTAGAGCTGCAGGGACCAGAGCAAAAGAACATTCAACTACTCATCATTTAAGGaggaaaaattatgaagatGACTTTTTTGATTTATCAGATCGAgatcaaaatattatttag
- the PmUG01_07037100 gene encoding zinc binding protein (Yippee), putative, producing the protein MGRSFKVFLNNYVYSCSECGNHLSDPSELVSTSFRGRTGPAWLFSKVINVCEGQYEDRMMTTGQHTIVDIYCNNCRNNVGWKYEDSSEESQKYKKGKYILEKALLSFLVIDQRGKEHEFELKSSDCDF; encoded by the exons atgggTAGATCATTCAAGGTTTTTCTGAACAACTACGTATATAG TTGTTCAGAATGTGGGAACCACTTATCCGACCCTAGTGAACTAGTCTCTACATCCTTCCGCGGTAGGACAGGACCAGCTTGGTTGTTCTCGAAagttataaatgtatgtgaAGGGCAATATGAAGATAGAATGATGACAACCGGTCAGCACACAATTGTTGACATATACTGTAATAACTGTAGAAATAATGTAGGGTGGAAATATGAAGATTCATCCGAAGAATCtcagaaatataaaaaagggaaatatattttagaaaaagcTTTACTGTCGTTTTTGGTTATAGACCAACGAGGGAAAGAGCATGAATTTGAGCTTAAATCATCTGATTGTGATTTTTGA